Genomic DNA from Gimesia aquarii:
TACAAACGATTGAAGGGACTGAACCATTCAAACTGATGTTGACTGGTTCGACGTGGTTTTTACGTCTTTCCGGTTTCAACCGTCTGCCCTAATTGCATCGACGAATCGACGGTGAGGACTTTAAGTTCTTTGACAAGAGAGAGTGCAGTAGTGAGAGAGACACTGGGAATAGCTGATAGGGAAGAAACAACTGTGAGGAATATTATGCCGTAATCCCCTACGATTCAGGGACTTAATCCACTTCTGGAAAATACTTAAGATATGAACCAAATTTCTTGGGGGACTTGAATTTTTCACACCGCTTCCCGCCGCTTTTCTCATGAGTCGGAGAGAAACGGTCGGATAATCGTTATGACAACAGCGACCAGCATTGGGTTCCATGCAATTGAACTTTCAGATCTATTACGTCAATTATGCCGATTTTTGTTGGCCGCTTTTCGAAAATTGATACCTATTTCTCTAAATTTGAAAGTCGTTGAAATCTCACTTTTTTGCTTGCTCTATCATGGCTGGCTGGTCTAAGATCAGAACACAATAATCCAAGGTTCTCCAGGAACTCTTTCGCCATCTACCACTTATGAAAGATTTAGCATCATGACGATATAGACATTTCTTAGAACCTGCGCTTGATGCTTCTTTTCATAGACTCCTCTTCTTGTCTTCTGTTCGTTAAAATTCAATGATCGAAATTTCTCGATCCTGAACTGATAGAATTGTTATGGCTCAATCTCTCCAAGAATATGCTGAATGGCTGGCTCACCGTGATGACCTTATCTGGCCGATCCCTCCAGCGCTAGTGGTCCCGAAGGCAACGCCTTTTTTGAAGCCTATGAGGGATGTCGCTGCAGTCACATTCAGCGTCTATGGAACATTACTCCATATTTCTGATGGTTGTTTACTGTTTGATCATGAACAACAATTGCGGATGCAAATAGCTCTCGATAAGACAATCAAAGAGTTCAATATGTGGAATAGCATGTCACGCAAACCAGGTGCTCCCTGGGAATATATGCTGTCACAATATCGCAACATCCTTGAAGACCAGAGAATGTCTCGCAAAATTGCTAAGGGAGAAAAACCGGAAATCAACTCTGTCGAAATCTGGAAACAACTTATCATTCGACTACAGAAGAATGAATATCACATTGACGAATCCTTTTATGGTGGGCTGGATGACTTTAGTGCAAAAGTAGCTTATTTCTTTCATTCCTGTCTGCAAGGTGTTGAGGCAATGCCTGAAGCCCTGGTCACTCTTAACAAATTAGGAGAACGAGGTAAAAAAGTCGCTCTTTTCGCAGATGCACAGCCTTTCACTTTAGTCCAAGTATTGCGGGGATTAAGCTCTCAAGGTACACTGCCGCCACTCTCGGAACTCTTCACTCAGGAGTGTTTCTGTTTGTCTTATCGTGAAGAAGTCTGTAAACCATCGATGTCTCTTTATGAAAGACTTATCAGTCGTTTCGAACAATTGGGTATTTCACCAGAGCAAATTCTGCATGTTGGGACTCGTATTCATGAAGACCTGGCGATGGCCAGACGATTTGGAATGAAGACCGTTTTATTTGCAGGCGATTCACTGAGTATGCAAGCGAGTAAAAAAGAAGTTCGAAATCCTGATTTAAAGCCTGACAGGTTGATCACTAATCTGAACCAATTAGCTGAAATCCTCGATTAACAAATGCTACCGAGTTTGCTAAGATCACAAGCTTCAAGGGCGGTGAGTATTCACTTCATTACCTTGTGAATCTTAGGAAAAACAGTAGTTACGTTGAAAAACTATTTCATTCACTTGATGACCCCAATTAAAAATTGAGGGCTGTTTTCGATAATGCCCCTTTTGGAGAAAAGAGACCATGCCACCCAAGTTGCTTTATGCTGGAATTGATTTCGATTTCGAGAACCCTTTATTCGGAATCGAAGACATTAGAGAAATCAATCCTCAGCGATTTGAGATGGAACAACTTTCCGGTATCGTCCATATCGATAACGAAAAGCATGGCATTGTCGGTTTTAAAGATATCACTGAGAATGAATTTTGGGTGCGTGGGCACATGCCCGGTTTTCCTTTGATGCCAGGCGTGGTTCTTTGTGAATGTTCGGCTCAATTAGCTGGTTTTTATGCCCGCAAATTCAAATTGCTCGGCGGTGACTTCCTGGGATTTGGTGGAATGAACGATGTTCGTTTTCGCCGCCCTGTCTTTCCTAACCAGCGTCTGGTCATCATGGCACAGTTGGCACGCATCCGCGCTGGCAAGAGAGCCGAGTTCAACTTTCAAGGGCTCGTTGATGGAGACATGGTTTTCAGTGGCCAAATGATTGGCGTGCCAATTGATAAAAATCAGGAAATCCCGGGAACCAGCTAAGCAAGAGTTCTCATCATTCAGCGATTCAACACTTCCTGCATGTTCTTTTTGTAGGCTTCCACACCGGGCTGGCCATACGGATTGATGTCAATTAAACGACCTTCTAAAACGGTTGCCAGCATTAACATCTGCAAAGTTTGCCCCAACGTATACTCATTCAGGCAAGGTAGGACCAAATCTGCCGTGGGTCGATTTACGTCGGCATAAGCGCGATTTGTTCCTTCAATGGCTGCAGAAAGAATATCAGGAACCGTTTTCCCTTTCAGTTTATTAAGCTGATCCTGGTTTTGACTTTCGGGAACCAGAGGAACTGAAACAGGAGTCGAATCGGGTTGCTCGACTATCAGGTTTGTAATTAATTTATCGAGGGCTCCCTCCTGGTGCTGCTGCCCACGGCTATGCAGGTCTCTGGTGTTCACCACCGTCAGAGGAGTTGCCCCCTTTTCCTCTTTGCCCAGACTTTCAGCCAGCAATTGATCATACCAGAGTCCTAATGCTTCGAGTCGTTTTCCCCAAGTAGAAAGGATCCGAATCGTGTTCTGCTTCTCTTTTTCAAAGAGATGACAGGTCGCCGTGTAGTCTAACACCGGATTGTCACCCATCGGCTGAGTGACAAATCTCTGTGTCATATCGGCTGCCCCTTGCAAAAGTTGTTTGATGTCAATCCCCATCACGGCAGCGGGGAATAAACCGACTGCGGTGAAAACGGAAAAACGCCCTCCGACATTATCGGGAATCGGAAAGACGCTGGAATATCCTTTCTCATTAGAAAAGTTTCTCAACTTTCCTTCCAGACCGGTAATAGGAACGACGAGCGAACGGCTTTCTTCCGAATCGGCTCCGTAGTATGCTTCCAACGCTTCACGAAAGAGCCGAAATCCGACCGCGGTTTCTAATGTGCCCCCTGATTTACTGATGACAGTCAGACTCCAACGTTGCAACAGGTCATGTGGATCCTGGCAACCGCTTTGTAGTAAATCTCTGAGTGCAGACACCGAATCGTTGTCAACATTGTTTCCTTCGAAATAAAGACGGGGGATATCCTGTCTTTGCTCACGCGTCAATTCATTATGCCAGGGATGCGCCAAAGCTTCGAACAATGCCCGCATCCCCATATAGGAACCACCAATTCCCAGAACCACAAATCGGTCAGACTGCTCGCGCAACTCCTGCGCCTTGGCCTCAATTTTTCCCAGCAGGCTTTCACCCTTTTGCGATTCATATTCATCCAGGAGTTGCTGCGGCAAATTCTGAAAACCAGCATCTAAAGGCTGTTTGCTGGCCGGTATCTGATCGGTCCCCAGCAGAGTCACATCTTTCAGCATTTCTTCTCGTGCCGCGATTAGATCTGGCTGGAGCGCCTCGTATAATTGATTATCAATCAAACGTCGAGCTGCTGAATCATCATAACGTAGGAAATTTTCCATTAAAAATGTCTCTTTCAATGAAGGCTTGAAAGTTTACTCATCTTCCACCGGTGGTTCGATTCCAAAGTCTTGAATCGTTAATAACGCTTTGAAGGGAATATTGCGTTTTTCAAAGTTCGCAGCCCCCCCTTGTAAACGATCGACAACCCCTAATGCCTGCACCACTTCGCAGCCAAATTTTTCGGCTCGATCAACAGAGAGCAACGCACTACCAGCCGTGGTAATGACATCATCCACAATCACGACTTTATCACCTGGCTGCACAGGACCTTCCACATATTTATTCGTTCCATGTCCTTTGGGTTCCTTGCGAACCATAAACCCGTTGAGCGACTTCCCCTGTTCAGCGGCAATCGCCAGCACACCGGCGACAATCGGATCTGCCCCTATTGACATGCCGCCAATGGCATCAAATTCGACGTCGGCCAACATTTCTAATAATCCGGCGCTCACTAAACGCAACCCATGCGAATGTAGTACAACCTGTTTTCCATCAAGGTAATAACTACTTTTTTTACCCGAAACGAGTGTGAAGTCTCCAAACTTTAAAGCACGCTCTCGAAATAACTCGATCAGCTTTTCCCGATCAAACATGAATATTCTCTTCTCTACCCTGAATGTGTGTCATTATGATGAAGAACCATTGAAAAGCACATGCTTTATCCTTGTGCTCTCTCTGGTTCAGCCACACGTATTCTACAGGCTCGAATTCCACATTCAAACAGACTGCAGAGAAAGAATCACCCGAATTCAAGTTTATTATTATGTTTGAGAGCCATGGGACTAAAAAATTATCCCATAAATATTTCTTAGGATCCACTTAAGAATGCCTGCGAAATAACAATAAGAAATCAGGGACGAATCACAACTTCTGAGCCTATTCCCAGCATGTCGTAAACTTCAGCAACATCCTGGTTGTGCATCCTCACACATCCTTTAGACTCTGCTTTACCAATCGAAGCAGGATTGATCGTGCCATGAATACCGTAGCTATCACCAATATCAATCCATCGTTCGCCCAAGGGATTCGTCGGATCATCGTTGGCGATCACTCCCTCTGGACCATAATAAGTAGGATCCACCAACTTGTCTTTTACGAGAAATTTACCCGTCGGTGTGGAATGATCTTTGCCAGTTCCAATGGCATAACGTTTTACAAAGTAACCATGTGCATGCACTGTCAAAGTAAAATCACTCAAATCCACAAATACGGAAAATGGTCCCTTGATGACCTTGAGCTTCTGACCAGGTCTGATTTTTCTGGGGTCAATCCGATTCAGCTTTGACAGGTACTCCCAGGGAATTTGATATTGTTTTGACACTTTTCGCAATTGATCTCCGGGCTCTATTTCATGAGGTGTCATAAAATGTGGCTGAGGAGAAAAGTAAATCATGCGTGCGGTCTCTTCAATTCGTGATTTGATGACCGGGTATAATTGAGGTTGTTTCCAGTAAATTTTAGAAAGCCTCTTATGAGCATCGATAATTTTTCCCTGCTGAATGAGTTGATCAATGGCGATCAGATCAGGAGTGGAATTTTCTGTCTGGCTTTTCCCTATTTCTTCATCAAAACTCGCATGCTTGGCCGTTTTGATCACACGAGCACTCGCACGTTTGATCCCTTCTGGCGGGTTCAATTTCTTCGGAGCATTGAGCTCTTTTGAAGCCAGTTGAGGTGAGACCTGATCCTCTTTGGCCAAAGGTTGTGCAGAAACTTTGAAATGATTGGGTTCTATAGCAGCATTCACAGGAGAATCGACTTTAGGAGCAGTCTCTACAATCGTACCGGTAATCGTTCGCTTAAAAATACGAGGTACTTCGATTTCTCTCCTATGATATTTACGTTGATTATCACTTCCCTCCGTTAATTCTTCTGCGGGAGGTTCCGACTGAGCAATGATGGTTTCCTGCTCCAAAACCGGCTCTTCATGATCGGAAGTTCCTTGTCGCTTACCAGACTCGGACGAATTTTGAGAAGAATCGTCAATCAAAGCCCCGGTTTGTGCTCCGCCCACATGAAATGGAATCCACTCATATTTCCAGGCAGCAGTCCCCAAAATTCCCAGCCCTATAAACATTACGACTCGAAAGGGAGTCATTAGTCGGTTCCGTTGATGACTTCGCATCTTGTAATCATCCTTGATTCACAGTTGTTGCATGTATCATTTCGCAGATTGTTTTAACACGAAAGAGGCGGAACTATAGCAAAACACTCAAAACAAGCCTACCGCGATCCCGATAAAAATAAGTCGAAATTGTTGCGACATAAGTTAGCTAACGACCATTGTTTAAGGGACTTTTTTTAAGACCCACTGATCGGGAATAATTGCAAAGATTTGCGAAAACAACACTAGCGAACGACTGGCTTATTGCATAACATTTGCAAAAACAACAGCACAAATCAGCGAAAGAATTTTCATCCGTAGTATCATTCTTCCATCGAACAAACGAGGTCAGCATGTCTTTGCTGCTGGAAAACGTCAAAAAGAGCTACCGGGAACCCAATGGTTCCATTCTCCCCATTCTGAATATTGAACGATTTGAACTGAAAGAAAGTGAACAGGTCGTGCTGATTGGCGAGAGTGGTTCAGGGAAATCGACCCTCCTGAATGTCATCTCTGGAATTACTTCAGCCGATAGCGGAAAAGTAACCATTGCTGGCACCGAAATTGCTTCGATGGCGGAGGTGGTCCGCGATCGATTTCGAGCCGAACGGATCGGTTTTGTTTTCCAGACATTCAATCTGTTACCCGCTTTTTCTGCTTTGGAAAATGTCTTGCTAGGTATGAGTTTCTCACGCGAAAAACCAAATCGGAATCGCGCGAAAGAACTCTTGGCACAGGTTGGCTTGGAACATCGCTTACATCATCGCCCCCAACAAATGTCTGTTGGAGAACAACAGCGTGTGGCAGTCGCTCGCGCATTGGCCAATCAACCCAAGCTCTTACTCGCAGATGAACCTACCGCCAATGTGGATATTTCCAACCAGGAAACGATTCTGCAATTATTACGAGATGCTTGCGCACAGAACCAGATTTCGATGCTGCTGGTAACACACTCACAAGAAGTCGCCAAACAGTTTGACCGCGTGGAAACGTTATCTGATTTTAATAAAATTCACGCAGAAATATAACACTCATTTTATTCATGATATTTTTTATCCTCAGTGAACGAAGTAATTCCCCACTATGAATACTGTCACTATTGCCTGGAAAAGTATCCAACAACGTCGCGTCTCCTCACTGTTAACGGCTTTGAGTGTCGCTTTGGGTGTCACACTCCTGGTCTCCGTCCTAGTCATCAATGACGTCGTTGACCGTATGTTTAATCAGACTGCCAGTGGCTATGACTTGATTGTCGGTGCGCAAGGCAGCCCACTGCAATTGGTTTTGAGTACCGTCTTTCGCGTCGGAGCACCGATTGAAAACCTGCCTTACCGATACTACACCGAATTGAAAAAAGACCCACGCATTGAAGAAGCCATTCCTTTTGCAATTGGTGATGTGACGCAGAAGGGTGCGTTCCCCATCGTAGGAACCATTCCACGTTACTTTGCGCTGGAATACATTCCCGGTCGCCATTTTCGCATTAACAAAGATGGAAAATTTCTACCAGGAACCTGGGATGCCGTGATTGGCTCTGTGGTCGCAAAACAAAATAACTGGAAGATGGGCGATGAGTTCCAACTGATTCATGGTTCCGCAGAAAGTGGACACGTCCATGATGAAAAATTTAAAATTGTGGGTATTCTGGCACCAACGGGAACCCCCAATGATCGTACTGTGTTCGTAAATCTGCGCGGTTTTTATCAGGTCTCCGGACATGAAAAACCTCTGGATGAAGCGCTCAAACGGGAAGCTGCTTTTTTTGGAGAAGCACTCGATGAAGAAAAACTGAAAAGGTTGATGAAAGAGAACGCAGCCCATGATCACAGTGGTCATGATCATGGACACAACCACGCACATGAAGTACCCGATGCCCAGAAAGAAGTCACCGCGATTCTCGTACAAATGAAAGGGGACCGATTACGCGGATTTACAACAATCAAGTTTCAGTCTGAACTCAAAGAGGCGAATCAAGCGATGGCCGTCAATCCGATTCGGCAAATCAGCTGGCTGATGACTAATATCGTGGGCAATGTGCGCACGATGCTCATCATTTTGACATCGTTGATCATTGTCGTTTCCGGCGTCAGTATTTTCGTCAGCATTTACAACTCGATGTCGGACCGCAAAAGAGAAATCGCCATTATGCGCGCCCTGGGTGCCGGGCGCACTACCGTCTTTTCGATCATTCTATCTGAATCCGTGCTGCTCTGTCTGGGTGGAGGCATCTTGGGAATCATCCTCGGACATGGTCTCGTCTTCATCGCCTCTCCCATTATCGAAGCACGTAGCGGACTGTTGATCAACCCGTTTGCATTCAGCTCAATAGAATTGATCCTGTTGCCGATCCTTGTCGTGCTAGCTTCACTGGTAGGATTTATCCCCGCCATGACCGCATATCGAACTGATGTCGCCAGTACGTTAAGTGACTAAGCTTATGGATCAAACCATAAGAATAATTATACAAAATAACACTTCCGGCAATTTCTAGTGGATCTGTCTGATAGTATATTGAAGACAAGGCTCATAAGTGTCTATTCAGTAATGTTTTATACTCTTTCTATCTCTTCAAATTCATTTTTTGAATGATTCTGAGTGTCAGATACATGCCTTGCATTCTTTAAGGTAGGTTAAATAATCAACGGAAATGAAATCTTCTCCGTATATACTATATTAGTAGTATTATGTAAGCTGTTGAGAGAAAAGAACCGTGGAGTGATTATTCCGGTCTTTGAAATTAATAGGGGTTCTGACTTCTCTCTCATGATTTCTGTGGTTTTCTATGGGAATTCAGGGGTGATCTGCCCCTTTTAGCATGATATGATTTAAATAATAGGAGTTGGACCACTCTCGAATCTCTGAGCGCATTCAGTGTAAGTGAGTAGTCACGCTCTATAACTATCATATTCGTTTTTTCTTAATTTTCATTCTTGCTGAATTTTGAAAGGCCTTGCAAAATGTCGCAAGTTCTTGATGGATCCAATCAATTTTTGCACGACGCGGTCGATACCCAGAACGAGTTTTCTTACAAACCTGTGCCTCCTACTGCCGTTGTTGGTTTAGCATTAGGATTGCTCTCGTTCATCGCATTGTTTGGAATTATTGGTCTGGGGATTGCCGTCGTCGGAATCATTGTTTCTCTCATTAGCTTATTCAGTATCAAACGCGCTGCGGGTGAACTGGGAGGTAAAACAGTGGCCATTGCAGGGGTCGCACTCTCCGCATTTTTCTTAGCCACTGGAATTTCCTATCAGTCTTATGTTTACGCGCATGAAGTCCCAGACGGTTTTCAGCGACTCAATTTTACCAGTGATATTTCCGCCAAAGATTTTGTTCAGAAAGACGGGGTTACGCGAGTTGATCCGGAAGTACTGAAGCTGGATAAACAAAAGATCTTCCTCAAAGGTTACATGTATCCTACCAGAGATACTAAAAATCTGAAAAACTTTATTCTCGTGAAAGACAATGGTCAGTGCTGCTTTGGGGGACAACCCGATGCCAAGGATATGATCCTGGTTGAAATGCAAGGCGATCACCGTGCTGATTTTTATGCTGGCCTGGTAGCTGTGGCTGGCGAATTTCAGGCCGAAGCACCTACACAGGCAGGTGAACTGAGACCCGTTTATCAATTAAAGGGAACACATTTTGAACAGGCAAGGACCGCCTATTAATCATTGTGTCTTTGAGAAGTAGAGAGAAAGAACTATTATAAAACTTGTTTACCGAATGGCTCAGATTGATTGACAGTCTGAGCCATTATCAACTTTGTAACGAAGTTGGTGCAACCACCCGATCATCAGGAGTTTGATCACGTGCAGGCCCACCTTTATCCCACCCGACAGACAACATTATTTTTGGTTTTCCTGATTCTGAGTAGTCTTCCTGTTTTAGGAACAGGCTGTACATCATCAGAGCCGACAGAGTATCGCCAGTTCAGCGATCAGATTGACCAAAAGAGTCAAGATACTAGCCCCACTGAGATTGTCGATTCAAAATCATCTGTCGACAGTCAGCAAACACAAAATGCTGCAACAACACCTGAAACAAGATCGCCACCAGAAATAGACAAACCAAAAGAGACTTCTGAAGAAAAAATTCTGGCCCAGGCAACCTCAAAACAGACCGTACAAAAAACGGAAACCAAAGTTTCAGAAGATAAAACCCTGGCGCTCGTCGCACGTAAACCAAATCCGAAAGATCGTGCATTAACAGAACAGGAAAAAAAAGAACTAGCTGCTCTCGAACCTCGAGAAGTTAAATTGCTCATCAAAAATCGTACTTTTCAAAAAACATCACCTGGAGACGCTCTGCGTGTCTCCTATGACGATATTGATTTGTTGAAAGTGCTGAATATGGAACCGGTCACTCCCAATGCACCGGAATTAATGCCACAATGGTTAAAGAATCTGGATGGCGCGCGGATTCGTATTCGAGGGTTTATGTATCCTCCCTTTCAGCAGACTGGAAATGAATTTTTCATGCTGGCCCGTGACAATCAGATCTGTTGTTTTGGGAAAAACCCGAAAATTTATGACTTATTTCCCGTTGTGATGCGTGACGGCGTGACAACCGACTATATTCTGAACCGCCCCTTTGACGTGGTAGGCACGTTCCATATTAAAGCGGAATCTATCGATGATGAACTAGAGCGTATCTATATGATCGACGACGCCATCGTCATCGATCAAAAATGACGGTAGAATCTCTGTTAGAAACATTTTAAAGATTTCAATTTCAAGAAACATATTTCAATCGCCACGAGGTCAGGCAATGAATCGTCTCAAACACAACGTCAATAACCGATTTTTTATGGGACTCCTCTGCAGTCTGATTGTGATTTCACAGTCAAGCTACGCGGTAGCCTGCCCTTTCTGTTCTGCTCCTTCACTGACGTTGACCGAACAGCTCTCGCAATCTGATGTTGCCGTCCTGGCACAATGGACAGAGGCAGAAAAAGGTACGTTAGAAAAAGCCGGCAAGAC
This window encodes:
- a CDS encoding ABC transporter permease, whose translation is MNTVTIAWKSIQQRRVSSLLTALSVALGVTLLVSVLVINDVVDRMFNQTASGYDLIVGAQGSPLQLVLSTVFRVGAPIENLPYRYYTELKKDPRIEEAIPFAIGDVTQKGAFPIVGTIPRYFALEYIPGRHFRINKDGKFLPGTWDAVIGSVVAKQNNWKMGDEFQLIHGSAESGHVHDEKFKIVGILAPTGTPNDRTVFVNLRGFYQVSGHEKPLDEALKREAAFFGEALDEEKLKRLMKENAAHDHSGHDHGHNHAHEVPDAQKEVTAILVQMKGDRLRGFTTIKFQSELKEANQAMAVNPIRQISWLMTNIVGNVRTMLIILTSLIIVVSGVSIFVSIYNSMSDRKREIAIMRALGAGRTTVFSIILSESVLLCLGGGILGIILGHGLVFIASPIIEARSGLLINPFAFSSIELILLPILVVLASLVGFIPAMTAYRTDVASTLSD
- a CDS encoding HAD family hydrolase yields the protein MAQSLQEYAEWLAHRDDLIWPIPPALVVPKATPFLKPMRDVAAVTFSVYGTLLHISDGCLLFDHEQQLRMQIALDKTIKEFNMWNSMSRKPGAPWEYMLSQYRNILEDQRMSRKIAKGEKPEINSVEIWKQLIIRLQKNEYHIDESFYGGLDDFSAKVAYFFHSCLQGVEAMPEALVTLNKLGERGKKVALFADAQPFTLVQVLRGLSSQGTLPPLSELFTQECFCLSYREEVCKPSMSLYERLISRFEQLGISPEQILHVGTRIHEDLAMARRFGMKTVLFAGDSLSMQASKKEVRNPDLKPDRLITNLNQLAEILD
- a CDS encoding DUF4190 domain-containing protein → MSQVLDGSNQFLHDAVDTQNEFSYKPVPPTAVVGLALGLLSFIALFGIIGLGIAVVGIIVSLISLFSIKRAAGELGGKTVAIAGVALSAFFLATGISYQSYVYAHEVPDGFQRLNFTSDISAKDFVQKDGVTRVDPEVLKLDKQKIFLKGYMYPTRDTKNLKNFILVKDNGQCCFGGQPDAKDMILVEMQGDHRADFYAGLVAVAGEFQAEAPTQAGELRPVYQLKGTHFEQARTAY
- a CDS encoding L,D-transpeptidase family protein; this encodes MRSHQRNRLMTPFRVVMFIGLGILGTAAWKYEWIPFHVGGAQTGALIDDSSQNSSESGKRQGTSDHEEPVLEQETIIAQSEPPAEELTEGSDNQRKYHRREIEVPRIFKRTITGTIVETAPKVDSPVNAAIEPNHFKVSAQPLAKEDQVSPQLASKELNAPKKLNPPEGIKRASARVIKTAKHASFDEEIGKSQTENSTPDLIAIDQLIQQGKIIDAHKRLSKIYWKQPQLYPVIKSRIEETARMIYFSPQPHFMTPHEIEPGDQLRKVSKQYQIPWEYLSKLNRIDPRKIRPGQKLKVIKGPFSVFVDLSDFTLTVHAHGYFVKRYAIGTGKDHSTPTGKFLVKDKLVDPTYYGPEGVIANDDPTNPLGERWIDIGDSYGIHGTINPASIGKAESKGCVRMHNQDVAEVYDMLGIGSEVVIRP
- a CDS encoding glucose-6-phosphate isomerase, with amino-acid sequence MENFLRYDDSAARRLIDNQLYEALQPDLIAAREEMLKDVTLLGTDQIPASKQPLDAGFQNLPQQLLDEYESQKGESLLGKIEAKAQELREQSDRFVVLGIGGSYMGMRALFEALAHPWHNELTREQRQDIPRLYFEGNNVDNDSVSALRDLLQSGCQDPHDLLQRWSLTVISKSGGTLETAVGFRLFREALEAYYGADSEESRSLVVPITGLEGKLRNFSNEKGYSSVFPIPDNVGGRFSVFTAVGLFPAAVMGIDIKQLLQGAADMTQRFVTQPMGDNPVLDYTATCHLFEKEKQNTIRILSTWGKRLEALGLWYDQLLAESLGKEEKGATPLTVVNTRDLHSRGQQHQEGALDKLITNLIVEQPDSTPVSVPLVPESQNQDQLNKLKGKTVPDILSAAIEGTNRAYADVNRPTADLVLPCLNEYTLGQTLQMLMLATVLEGRLIDINPYGQPGVEAYKKNMQEVLNR
- a CDS encoding ABC transporter ATP-binding protein, with translation MSLLLENVKKSYREPNGSILPILNIERFELKESEQVVLIGESGSGKSTLLNVISGITSADSGKVTIAGTEIASMAEVVRDRFRAERIGFVFQTFNLLPAFSALENVLLGMSFSREKPNRNRAKELLAQVGLEHRLHHRPQQMSVGEQQRVAVARALANQPKLLLADEPTANVDISNQETILQLLRDACAQNQISMLLVTHSQEVAKQFDRVETLSDFNKIHAEI
- the pyrE gene encoding orotate phosphoribosyltransferase codes for the protein MFDREKLIELFRERALKFGDFTLVSGKKSSYYLDGKQVVLHSHGLRLVSAGLLEMLADVEFDAIGGMSIGADPIVAGVLAIAAEQGKSLNGFMVRKEPKGHGTNKYVEGPVQPGDKVVIVDDVITTAGSALLSVDRAEKFGCEVVQALGVVDRLQGGAANFEKRNIPFKALLTIQDFGIEPPVEDE
- a CDS encoding 3-hydroxyacyl-ACP dehydratase FabZ family protein, whose product is MPPKLLYAGIDFDFENPLFGIEDIREINPQRFEMEQLSGIVHIDNEKHGIVGFKDITENEFWVRGHMPGFPLMPGVVLCECSAQLAGFYARKFKLLGGDFLGFGGMNDVRFRRPVFPNQRLVIMAQLARIRAGKRAEFNFQGLVDGDMVFSGQMIGVPIDKNQEIPGTS